In the Cucurbita pepo subsp. pepo cultivar mu-cu-16 chromosome LG17, ASM280686v2, whole genome shotgun sequence genome, TGGTGACTCGATTTTCGAGATTCGAATCTCCAATCACTCAAAAGACAAAGGtgaagataaataaaataaaaataaaaataaaaataagataaaattttgCACGTTTTaaagacaaataaaaaaaatcgtaTAAATAGTTGTTGTCCCTAATAAGTCATCATGGACTTTATCTAAGCTTGGGAAGTTATTGCCTAACTCTACAACAATAGTGTCGTGGACAACATATcagataaattttaatttattattgattaacattatttaaattaaattttgtattaacaTATTAGATAAATGCTACCATGTGAAAATTTTGCATTTCAGTGCTGAAATTGGGCTTGGGTTTCCTCATGGGCCGGCCCATTTAAATTTCCCGCCATTAACATAATTCTAAGCGGTTTCCCCTAGGCTTCCCGCCATCTCCTCTTCTTCCCGCTCTCACTCTTTCCCTCcttccctctccaattgactATCATCGCCATAGATACGAGGTTTTCCCGTGGAATCAAAGCGTGGTTCTATGGCTTCCAAACGCTCCTCCATTGTTCATCAACCTCAACCTCTACAAGCTGGCTTCCTCCATTTACCCCGCAAAAAACCCAAGAGCCTGCCGCAATCGGATGAACTTGCATCCAAAGTTGGGGATAATATTTCGTATTATGCTGCGAAGGATCTGCGTATCAAGCGAGTTTTCTCTCCCAATTTAGATAATCGCTCTTCGGAGCCATCGGAAGGGCAGATTAGCGACAAAGATGGGCCGATTACCGCCAATGGAACTTGTCCGAATGGAGATAGTGGAGTCGGTAAAATCTCCATAACTGCAGAGGTCCGGAATGAGAATTTTCGCAATTCGAATGGGTGTGTTGAATTGGGCGACGAGGATCGGAGATGTGATGGGAAGAGTGTGGAACTGGTGCATTCTACACCTCCTGATGCGGAGGTTCTGGCTGGGGGTCTTGTGGCGGCTTCTTCAAATGGATGTCCTCGCTCAAGCCATGGAAGCGTTTTAGGGGATATTTGTGCGAAAGCTGACTGTAGAATTGACTCTGTTACTAGAACTGGATCCGTAAGTATCTTGATTAAGTTGAATTTTCCCTCCAttggttttattttactattattgctattattattttgcattGATTTCTTACGAATGCTCTTCTGTTGGCTCAATCAATAGACCTCATGGGATTATTGTCATTAGTGAATGTTTGAAGTAATTAGAACTGCTAATACTCTCTTGTTTATGTTAGTCTAATATGGGTCTTGAAATAATGAATTAGGTGCTCAAACCATGTTCTAAACGGAAGTTATTCAAGGCACCTGGTTCCATTGCCTACAAAAGATTGCTGCCCTTTTTGCTGGATGGCGACAATTGTAACTTCTGTGCCCACTATGTTCTTTACTATTTATCCAGGTTTATTTTCGCACTAACTTATTTTAATTGCCAATATGCTACAGACATCCTACAAGGAGATTTGTGCTCAAAACgtgaaaaaaatttgaagaaggaaaatattGAATCTAATCTGTGTAATCGTGCCAATGAGTCATCTTTTATTGATTCAGATACTAGTGTAAATAATGCAGTTTTGGCCTACGGCATATCATGTAACACTATGAAGCTAAATTCAACGCCTCCAGATAATGGGGATGCTAAAAACTTTCAGAATGGCAGTGATTCAAGGAATGACCCGACTTTAGTCAAAGAGAATTCTGGTTTGAAAAGGGATGTAGTTTCTGTCTCTTCTCTTGACAAAAAGCTGACAGAGAATGGAGGGCCCTCAGAGAATCAGATAGAGGATcgattctctaatgaacaatccAAAACCTTCGTAATTGAGAGGCTTGATGGAGGAGATCCCTTTATatcttcaaatctttcctcagAAGTAGACAACTTTAAGTCCCATGTTTCGGAGAAGTTGTGTAACAATGTTTCTGAGGATATCAAATCAGAAAATCATTCCAAGGAAGAAATCAAGATATCATCATTGGATTCTGACATTGCTTGTAACCTAGTgaaggaagaaaggaagaacgAAAAAGTGTCATGCACTCGAGGCACAGATCAATATCTTGGTAGTTCCACTGTTGGTGAAAATGATTGCAACATTGCTACAGAGAGTGACAAGAAATATGGTCCCTGTGTTAGAAACAAAGTGGTGAGATTCATGAAATGGTTTTACTTATATCCTTTTCTGCTACCTCCTTTAAACATTCTGCATGATTGCTTTTGGTGGGTGCCATAATTTGGAAATGAATGTTTTGCAGCCTTGGGGAATGACATCCAACTTGATCATCAAACTATTGttgttgtgtgtgtgtgtattaCTACTAATATAATTAACTACTTATCAGGTTCGCAATCCACTTGTACAATTGAAGTCGAAATACAACCAAGTTTCAGTTAGCTATCGTAGGATGCTTCCATTCCTTGAGGATCTTTTTAAAGATAACCCAGAAAACTGTATGCATCCACTCCCCCAGGATAATCTTCATTCCATATAGTTGTGCTTGTTGATTCTGTTAAAGACTGatttttatcaatattttatattctcaGGTGCTTCGGGAAACATTGACTCTCCAAGACCGGAGAAAGAATTGCCAACTATGAATTTGCAATCACCGAGTTCAAATTCTCACAATTCCCGGGATAGATCAGAAGGCTTAGCATCTTGCAACATGCCATGCGATGGAAGTTTAGATACTCCCTCAATGCCTGGGTCGAATACTATGAACGAAATGGTTTGTGAAACAGAAAAAGTTCTATTGCATAATGGACTCAATGATGAACTTCTATCATCACCTAAATTACAGATGCATCACTTGCATTCTGAACAGGAGATGTTGGATACATGTATGTTGAAAGTGGACCCTCAATTGTATGATCAAGCAGTCTTATCTAGTTATGATCTGCTTACTGGAAAAGGATCTAGAATGGTCTCTCAACAATCACCAATCACTTCAGAAGGCTGCACAAATTTGACAGATAATGTTTCTGATGCCGCTAAACTTTCTGAGAGAAACAGCTTAGAACCTAATCCTTTATGTGTAGAAGCATGTGTTCTACCAGCAAGGCGCATTAATGTTGGAAAGGGAATTCGTAAGCAAAACCCACGAGGATGCAGAGGAATCTGCAATTGTTTGAACTGTTCCTCTTTTCGTCTCCATGCTGAAAGAgcatttgaattttctcgaaATCAGCTGCAAGATGCTAAAGTAGTTGCTTCAGACTTGATGAAAGAATTGTCGTTTATACGTGATGTGCTGGAAAAATGTTCTGATGGTGCATATGGTGATGCTGGATATCATTCAAATAAGGTAAGTGCTTAAATTAGTTATTGTGCTTTCCTAAGATTTTGCTTTGAAATTTTCCTTGCTTTGAGCTATTGCTGTATTTTTGTCTTACATTTTAATTGATTGGCactcatttcatttaaaaacttcagtatttcatatgaCCAATAATGCGCTACTGTAATAGTATACACATGTTACACTGGTAAATCTCGTCTTAAGAGAGTAATTGATTCTAGTAACAGGAAAGAAGtaattactttatttaatttgtaattttgatgtttattaTGTCACCGTGACTGCCTGATGTGAGCTAATAAACTTGATTTTGTAGAATAAGTTAAGTACGGTTACTAACTTATGGAGCAATTATAGGAGAATTAGGAGAATGAGCAGTAGTTGCCACCAAGTTTTGTGCTGAAGACCGTTAATGGttttaaagaaagtttaggaagTTAGTTACTACTACCAAATGTTGGACTTGTCCCAGGATCAAAATATCTCTCTCCTCAAATTTTTACTTTGCTTCTcttgtttcgacatattttttttgatCGTGGGACAAATCCAACACCTAagagttttcaatttttttttttttaatgaaaaagcTTCAATAGTCCTACTCAGCCAGACTTTTATGTCACTTCCTTTTAAGCTGGCTTGCATACTCGTGTAATAACCTTGACCATGAAATATCAGAGCTCTATTTCATGCATTTACAGGTGAAAGAAGCTTGTAGGAAAGCATCTGAAGCAGAGTTAGTTGCAAAAAACCGCCTTCTACAAATGAACTGCAAACTTGACATTCAAAGCAGAATCATGGTACAGTCTCCATATATTAGCAATATTTGTTTCTTCCATTTAAAACTATATGTTCTCTTCAATGTCAAGCCTTTGAAGATTAAGTTTGCTTAGTCATTGAAAGTTCGTTGTCTTTGACAGTGCCCCCAACGACCAAATGTTCGATTTTCTAgtgaaattaagaaaagaaagattgaaGGTGGCAAATAGAGCAACGTGATGAAGACTTCGAATCTGAATAGTGTGACAAAAGTTACAGCCTTCACTCTTTGTGCATATGTGAGGCTAGGATTGCATGAATGAATTGGATGGTCTTTCTTTCCATATGAAAGGCATTTGCATCACAGAGTGAAAGGATTGCTTCTTGAcgatgaaggaagaaaaaggttTCATTCTGGTTGACCTCTAAATATGTGTAAAGTTTCATAATCTTTTTAGACACCTAAAATTGAAGGTGTCaataccttttctttttctttaaaagaacGATAGTAGCATAACAGTAACAGAGTGGATTATGTATACTGTAGATTATTGGTGGGTTGGTAAGGGGTGTATATTAACTTCATTGATGTGATCTTGAGTTGAAATTAAGAGTGAGTGATTTAGTCATACCATCTGCCATTGTTTATTAGGGGAAGGTACGTAGTTGAATATTAGCAAGTTTTAAAGTAGTTTTCAAAATCACCTTtgtattttattgaattagtAATTGTAAGTGCGTGGAGTAGGCGGTACAATGCCTCAACATCCCTAACCAACCGTcgtaaagatgaaaatttagTTGAGATTTAGGTGTACAGTGGACCCTGGTTCCCAAAATTCAGCAATTTTGGGCcattcatttataattttattaaaaggaGTGAAAATGTTGGTACCTATCCACTCTGTCAGTAGAAATGCCTATACGATATAAGATCTCATGGAGACTCACCAATACTAGTTGTAAAATGGAAGGCCAGAAAAGATCCAAGGCCACATTTTTGTGAGTGTTGCATGGAACAAGGCCAATGTTTGGTGGGTGTAATGCATAATTGGCAATGATTCTTTGTGTTTTGCCCTTTTTCTATTAGTGTGGGCAGTCAGTTTGTTTGGAGGTGGGAAAGGGAAATAAGGTTGGAGAGGGTTTTACTTGCACTTGTCTGCATAAAAGATGGCAACTTCCACTTTAAAGCTGCGTCTTTGGCCATCCCATATAATGGTTGGTCATCATCAACCTGCCCTTGCCTCAAACCAACCAAACCTTTTCCCTACAAAACATTTGTCACTCAATCATATATATAGTGGAAACTTCCCAAAAACACATCACTATGTCTTATTCTCACCCTTTATTCACATTAGAGAGAAGATTAGGTAAGCTCTCATTTTCCATTCtcaataacaaataaaacaattatttgTCTAAGTCTTAACGAAACTAAACATGTACTGAAAATGGAAACCgtttatttcaatattcaaattctcataCCTAATATTTATTGtactaaagaaaaataataaatgacgaatattataaattttttatatttagaacggtaaaaaaaaaagtatattatttatgttgaCATGACAATACAATTAGTTTTTATCTGTACTTTTTTGTAAAAGctaaacaaaatctaaaatgtaacgatgaaattttaaacttattaaGTAGTGTCATATGTTTTAACCCATCGATCTATATTCAAGTGGACTTTATA is a window encoding:
- the LOC111778760 gene encoding uncharacterized protein LOC111778760 isoform X2; the encoded protein is MASKRSSIVHQPQPLQAGFLHLPRKKPKSLPQSDELASKVGDNISYYAAKDLRIKRVFSPNLDNRSSEPSEGQISDKDGPITANGTCPNGDSGVGKISITAEVRNENFRNSNGCVELGDEDRRCDGKSVELVHSTPPDAEVLAGGLVAASSNGCPRSSHGSVLGDICAKADCRIDSVTRTGSVLKPCSKRKLFKAPGSIAYKRLLPFLLDGDNYILQGDLCSKREKNLKKENIESNLCNRANESSFIDSDTSVNNAVLAYGISCNTMKLNSTPPDNGDAKNFQNGSDSRNDPTLVKENSGLKRDVVSVSSLDKKLTENGGPSENQIEDRFSNEQSKTFVIERLDGGDPFISSNLSSEVDNFKSHVSEKLCNNVSEDIKSENHSKEEIKISSLDSDIACNLVKEERKNEKVSCTRGTDQYLGSSTVGENDCNIATESDKKYGPCVRNKVVRNPLVQLKSKYNQVSVSYRRMLPFLEDLFKDNPENCASGNIDSPRPEKELPTMNLQSPSSNSHNSRDRSEGLASCNMPCDGSLDTPSMPGSNTMNEMEMLDTCMLKVDPQLYDQAVLSSYDLLTGKGSRMVSQQSPITSEGCTNLTDNVSDAAKLSERNSLEPNPLCVEACVLPARRINVGKGIRKQNPRGCRGICNCLNCSSFRLHAERAFEFSRNQLQDAKVVASDLMKELSFIRDVLEKCSDGAYGDAGYHSNKVKEACRKASEAELVAKNRLLQMNCKLDIQSRIMCPQRPNVRFSSEIKKRKIEGGK
- the LOC111778760 gene encoding uncharacterized protein LOC111778760 isoform X1, whose translation is MASKRSSIVHQPQPLQAGFLHLPRKKPKSLPQSDELASKVGDNISYYAAKDLRIKRVFSPNLDNRSSEPSEGQISDKDGPITANGTCPNGDSGVGKISITAEVRNENFRNSNGCVELGDEDRRCDGKSVELVHSTPPDAEVLAGGLVAASSNGCPRSSHGSVLGDICAKADCRIDSVTRTGSVLKPCSKRKLFKAPGSIAYKRLLPFLLDGDNYILQGDLCSKREKNLKKENIESNLCNRANESSFIDSDTSVNNAVLAYGISCNTMKLNSTPPDNGDAKNFQNGSDSRNDPTLVKENSGLKRDVVSVSSLDKKLTENGGPSENQIEDRFSNEQSKTFVIERLDGGDPFISSNLSSEVDNFKSHVSEKLCNNVSEDIKSENHSKEEIKISSLDSDIACNLVKEERKNEKVSCTRGTDQYLGSSTVGENDCNIATESDKKYGPCVRNKVVRNPLVQLKSKYNQVSVSYRRMLPFLEDLFKDNPENCASGNIDSPRPEKELPTMNLQSPSSNSHNSRDRSEGLASCNMPCDGSLDTPSMPGSNTMNEMVCETEKVLLHNGLNDELLSSPKLQMHHLHSEQEMLDTCMLKVDPQLYDQAVLSSYDLLTGKGSRMVSQQSPITSEGCTNLTDNVSDAAKLSERNSLEPNPLCVEACVLPARRINVGKGIRKQNPRGCRGICNCLNCSSFRLHAERAFEFSRNQLQDAKVVASDLMKELSFIRDVLEKCSDGAYGDAGYHSNKVKEACRKASEAELVAKNRLLQMNCKLDIQSRIMCPQRPNVRFSSEIKKRKIEGGK